The genomic segment TCCTTAAAAGTAAGCTTGAGGAGAGAGGTTTCCATGTGGAAATCTTAAAGGATTATTCAGGGAGGGAGAGGGTGATAAAAGGGGTATGGAAAAACTTGTCATAGAGGGCGGCTATAAATTAGAAGGAGAAGTTTCGATAAGCGGCTCTAAGAACGCGGTACTTCCTGTCCTTGCTGCGACACTTCTCGCAAAGGGGGAATTCCGGATAGGTAATGTTCCTAGGCTTAAAGACGTTGAAACGATGATGGAGCTTTTGAAGCTTCTGGGATGCGAGGTGGAATGGATCGACACAAGGATGCTAAGAGTTGATACTTCTAGGGCCGAAAATTACGTTGCTCCATACGATGTGGTAAAGAAGATGAGAGCCTCTGTGCTGGTTATGGGTTCTCTCGTGGGAAGACTGAGACGCGCAGTTGTATCCTATCCTGGGGGATGCGCCATAGGCGTTCGACCGATAGACATGCACCTTGAAGGTTTAAAGAAAATGGGGTGCGATGTGGAACTCAAAGGAGGATACGTGGATGTTAATGCACAAAAGATAAGAGGAGCAAAGATCTCTTTTAAGACGAAAACAGTAGGAGGAACGGAAAATCTTATGATGGCTTCTGTTTGTGCACCAGGAGAAACGATCTTAGAGAACGCGGCGAGGGAGCCAGAGGTAGTTGATCTTGCGCGAATGCTTAAAAAAATGGGAGCAAAAATTGAGGGAGAAGGAACGGACGTGATAAGGATCGAAGGTGTCAGTGAATTACACCCGTGCGACTATGAGGTGATCCCTGATCGAATTGAGGCGGGTACTTATCTTGTGGCATGTGGAATAACGGGTGGGGAAGTCATCATAAAGGGGTGCATCCCCGAGCACCTCCGCTCTGTTATAGAGAAGTTAAGAGAAGCTGGAATGGAAATAGTGGAAAAGGATGGAGAGTTATTATCCCGCATGAGAAGGAAAAGACCGATTGCCTGTTCAGTTTCGACCATGCCATATCCTCATTTTCCGACTGACATGCAGGCTCAGTTTATGGCATTTATGTGCGTGGCTAACGGAATAAGCCGTATCACAGAAAATATATTCGAAAATAGAATGCTCCACGTAGCTGAGCTAAAAAGGATGGGGGCGGATATAGAGCTTTCTGGGAGAACCGCGGTAGTGAGAGGGGTAAAGTCACTATCCGGAGCCAAGGTTATGGCCTCCGATCTCAGAGCTTCGGCGTCTCTTGTCCTAGCCGGGCTTAGATGCGAGGGAGTGACAGAGGTTCTAAGGATATATCATTTGGACCGAGGCTACGAGCGGATAGAGGAGAAATTGAAAAAATTGGGAGCAAAGATAGAAAGGGTGGAAGATGAAGATATGGGAGCTTGAAAAGGATAAGGACGAACTAGTAGCGTTATTGAACGAGGTGAGATTTAAGAGAAAGGAGGAGGTAAGGAAGGAGGTTCTTGAAATAAAAAAGAGGGTCGAAAAAGAAAAGGAGAGAGCATTAATCGAACTATCTAAAAGATTTGACGGTTGGGATCGCGAATACAGTTTAAAACTGACGGTGGAGGAGATAAGAGACAGTTTGAGGAAGGTAAAAGAGGAAGACATCCTGTTACTTAAAAGAATGGCGCAAAGGGTGAGAGCATACCATGAGGATAAAAAGAATGATAGGAGACTTTTTAGAAGAAAAGGTCTTCTCGTAGAAGAAGACTATGTAGCCATAGAGAAGCTTCTCATATACGCTCCTGGTGGAAAAGCGTCATATCCCTCGTCGCTTATCATGGCAGCGGTACCCGCCCTAATTGCTGGAGTAAAGGAGATATACGTCACAAGTCCAGCCCCAAAGGGAGAAGTAAATCCTTACCTATGTGCGGCGGCCGAAGTCTTGGGGATAACAAATGTTTACCGTGTAGGTGGCGCACAAGCAATATTCGCATTTGCCTTAGGTCTGGGTGAGATACCGAAGGTGGATATGATAGTTGGGCCTGGAAATGCCTACGTCGAGGAGGCAAAGAGGGAGTGCTTCGGCCTTGTAGGGTTAGATACGATTGCGGGACCGTCCGAACTTCTAATCCTGGTAAAGGAGCCGGTTTTTCCCGATTTGGTGGCAAAGGATATGCTTTCCCAGGCGGAGCACGATGAAATGGCTTTGGTTTGGCTTCTCTGTAGGGATCGAAGATACATAGAAGAAGTAATAAGTCACCTATCCTCGTACTCGCAGAGGGCCCAAAGAAAAGACATAATAGAGAAAGTTTTAGAGAGGAACGCCTTCTTCGTCCATTATGCGAGTGAGGAGAGAGCCATAGAGACCATAAATAGAATAGCGCCCGAACACCTTGAAGTTATAGGAGATGTTAATGTGGAAAAAATCCTCTACCCCGGTATAATTTATCTGGGGATTACAACGCCGACAGCTTTAGGGGACTACTACATAGGGACAAATCATATTTTACCGACGGGCGGTTCAGGAAGATTCCTAGGCGGGCTCTCCGTTGAGACCTTTAAAAGAAAGAGGGTGATGGTTAAGTGTGACCTTGATTTTATTTTGAAGCACGGAAAGCACGCCGAACGTCTTGCTGAAATAGAAGGACTCGAATGTCATAAAGAAGCGATCAGGGCAAGAAAGGAGAGGAGAGATGAAATTAAAGATTGGGTTTCCAAAAGGGAGCCTTCAAGAACAGACCCTAAGACTCTTTAAAAACGCCGGTTACTCGGTGAAAGTCGCAGAAAGGTCGTATGTGCCTTTAATCGATGACGATGAGATGGAAGGACTCCTCATTCGGGCACAGGAAATCCCGAGGTACGTAGAGAGCGGGATCTTGGATGTGGGCATTACGGGACTCGATTGGGTGCTTGAGCAAGAGGCGAAGGTTGTTCACGTTGAAAGATTAAGGTACGGAAAAGTTGGTTTTAAAGGTGTCAAGTGGGTTGTGGCAGTCCCAAACGACTCTCCCATAAAAAGAATCGAAGATTTAAGAGGAAAGAAGATCGCCACAGAACTTGTTAACTTTACAAAGAAGTACTTCCAGGAAAGAGGGATAGAGACGTTTGTGGAGTTTTCATGGGGAGCCACCGAGGTAAAACCGCCTCTTCTTGCCGATGCCATCGTGGAGGTAACGGAGACAGGTGCCTCTTTGAAAGCGCATAACCTGCGGATAATCGAAACGGTTTTAGAATCGGAAACGGTAGTTATAGCGAATGAAGGTTCCTGGCAAGATAGCTGGAAGAGAAAAAAAATAGAGAATATAGTTATGCTTCTCAGGGGAGCGCTTCTTGCTGAGGAGAAAGTGGGATTAAAGATGAACGTTCCGAAGGAAAGATTGGAGGATGTGACAAGGATACTTCCTTCTTTGCACACACCGACCATCTCGAACCTCTACGATCCCGGGTGGGTAGCGGTGGAAGTCATAATAGATGAGAAGATTGTGAGAGATTTGATTCCCGAACTGAAAAGGGCTGGGGCCCAAGGTATAGTTGAATATCCGTTAAACAAAGTGATTTTGTAGGAGAAGAGGGTGACAAGACGATCAGACCTTTTAAGAAAAACGAAAGAGACAGAGATAAAGGTTTCCCTAAATGTGGAAGGAGAGGGTAAGTACAGGATCGTAACGCCCGTTCCTTTTCTAAACCATATGCTCGAGCTTTTCGCAAAGCACGGCAACTTCGACCTAGAAATTGAGGCGACTGGAGATGTAAACGTCGATCCCCACCACACAGTGGAAGATTTAGGTTATGCGCTTGGTGCTTCTTTTTATGAAGCCCTTGGAGACAAAAGAGGTGTAAACAGGTATGGGTATGCTTTAATACCGATGGACGAGACCCTTTGTCTTTTCGCTTTGGATTTAAGTGGAAGGCCACATCTTGCGGTTAAAGGAAGTTTGAAGGGGTTCGCGGGCTCATTCGACACAGGGCTTATAGTCGACTTTTTCTGGGCCTTTGTGAATGAATCCAAAATGACTATACACATACACATTCTTTCCGGAAGGAATCCTCACCACAAAATTGAGGCCATATTCAAGGCTTTCGGAAAGGCTATGAGAATGGCCGTAGATGCAAGTGAAAAACAAGGAGATATTCCATCAACGAAAGGTGTTCTTTAATAAAATTTAATTGCGAGAGAGGGGAGTTGAACCCCTACGGTTTGTAACCCCTGGATTCTAAGTCCAGTGCGTCTGCCAGTTCCGCCACTCTCGCTTTAATCTTTATTGATTTTACAACCGAAGGCTTTATGTGTCAATAAAGGGACCATTGCGCTGATCCCTACGGATGCCTTAAATTTTTTACGCGATGAAAGTTGTGGAAGTGAGAGACCTTGTTAAAAATTATAACTCCCTTAGAGCAGTAGACCGGGTGAGTTTCGATATTTTTAAAGGTGAGTGCTTCGGGTTTCTCGGGCCAAATGGTGCTGGAAAGACAACGATAATTAGAATTCTTTATGGTCTTTCTCCCCCAACATCGGGCGAAGTTAGAATTTTTGGGATGGACATAAAGACGGATGCTCCATTGATAAAAGCAAAGATAGGAGTTGTTCCACAGGAAGAGAACTTGGATGTGGAGCTATCTGTGATGGAAAATCTCATAGTCTATGCCAGGTTTTTTGACATACCAGGGAAGAAAGCTAAAGCCATCGCGGAAAGGCTGCTTGAATTTGCCAATCTTAAAGAGAAGAAGGCGGAAAACGTAAGGTCACTTTCCGGCGGAATGAAAAGATCGCTCCTTTTGGCGCGGGCGCTCATTAACGACCCGGAACTCATCATCTTGGATGAGCCTACGGTAGGGCTAGACCCTAAGATGAGAAGGATGATCTGGGAAAGATTAATAGAGCTAAAGAGTAACGGTAAAACTCTAATCCTTACGACCCACTACATGGAGGAAGCCCAAAGGCTTTGCGACAGGGTCGCAATTATGGACCAGGGTAAAATAGTTGAGCTGGGTAATACTCAGGAAATAATAAAAAGGTACGGAGGAGACTTGGAAAAGGTTTATCTTAGGCTTACTGGGAAGAGTCTAGGAGCATGAGCGTAAAGAGAGCACTAAGAGTTTTTCAGAGAAACTTGGCGGTGTACAAAAAACTTTATAGATCGAGCATCGTGCTTAACTTTTGCGAACCCGTCCTTTACATTTTGGCGTTTGGGATAGGACTCGGGGCCTATATAAAGGAGATAAACGGAGTTCCGTATATGGAATTTATCGCACCTGGCATAATCGCGTCATCCTCTATGTTCGCATCCTGTTATGAATGCACTTATGGCACTTTCGTGAGGATGAACTTTCAAAGGACATTCGAAGCGATACTTTCCACCCCCGTTTCAGCTTATGAGCTCATTCTGGGTGAACTTCTATGGGGGGCTTCAAAGAGCGTATTTTACGGCAGCATAATCATACTGACCCTCCTCCTTCTAGGCATATTTTCGTCCTTTTCCTTATTTCTAGTCCTTCCTGTGCTTTTTTTAAGCGGGTTTGTCTTTGCTCAACTCTCTATAATTTGTGCTTCCTTTGTTCCAGGTATCGATTCTTTCAACTACTTTTACACGCTCTTTATAACTCCCATGTTCCTCTTTTCGGGAATATTCTTTCCTGTCGATATACTTCCGGAATCCTTGCGGATAGTTGCAGAATTCACTCCGCTTTACCATTTGACCAATCTGTGTAGGGGATATGCGTCCGGGGAATTTTACGGGACAATTCCGGATCTTCTTTGGCTAATCGGGTTTGCTTTAATTTTATTCCCCTTCCCCTTTCTTCTCATGAAGAGAAGGATTGTAAATTGAAAATGGTCGGAAATTCTCGTAATATGATAGGCATGAGGAAGATAATGTACTACAGCACGAATAATTACCAAGAAAAAGTGGACTTTGAGACGGCCCTTTTGAACGGAATGGGCTCAAACTATGGGCTATACATGTTCTCGAAAGAGGACATTCCGCATTTGAGTATGGAAAAGATAAAAAGTATGCGCGGTATGTCTTATGCGGAGATAGCCTACGAAGTTTTGAGTCCCTTCCTTTTATCAGAGATCCCAAAGCCCGACCTAAGAAAGCTCTTAAATAACGCCTATGATGAAGAAAAGATAAGGACCCGCGTAGAACATGTAACCGGAAGGACTTACATAATGTGGCTCACGGACGGACCCACATATTCATTTAAGGACTATGCTGCCAGGTTTTACGGTCGCGTACTCGAGTTTTTCTTAAAAAGGAGAAAAGAGAGGAGAATAGTCATAGTGGCAACGAGCGGTGACACAGGAGGTGCGATAGCTGATGCACTCTACGGGCTGGAAAGCGTCGATTTATGCGTATTCTATCCTAAAGATTCAATTTCGGAAGAACAGAGAAGACAGATGACCACCCTTCAGGGGAACGTATACGCGTTCGAGGTGAATGGGGATTTTGACATTTGTCAGGCGTTGGCAAAGGAGATCCTCTCTGATAAAGAGTTTGCTAAAGAGGTTTTTAAACAGGCATCAATTTTTACTTCGGCGAACTCCATAAGCATAGGTAGACTTTTGCCTCAGGCCGTCTATCCGTTCTATGGTTATTCTAGGATCGAAGATGGAGGTTTAGGTTTTATAGCATCAGTTCCCTCAGGAAATTTTGGAAATATGATGGGGACCGTCATCGCAAAAGCTATGGGCCTGCCGGTTCGAAAAATAATCTGCGCACTGAATGAAAATGCAGAATTCATGGAGTTTTTGAAGGAAGGGAGGTACGTTGTAAAACCGACGGTAAAGTCGCCTTCTTCGGCCATGAACGTTTCCCATCCGAATAACATTGCGAGGCTTTTTGACTTTTACGGCGGTCACATATACGATGAAAGGGATGTGGAGAAAAACGAAGTAGTGAGGCGGGGAATCATAGACAGAATGCCAGATATGGAGAAGTTGAGAAGGGATATAGAGGCGATAAGTGTTTCGAATGAGGAGCATTACAAGACAATAAGGGATGTCTATTACCAGTTCGGGGTACTACTGGACCCTCACGGCGCGGTTGGCTGGAATGCTTTAGAGAAGTACCTAAAAGGCGTACACGATTTCCCCTCAATTGTCTATGAGACTGCCCATCCCGGAAAATTTCCGAAAGAGGTTGAAAGGGCCGTCGGTTTTAAGCCTGAAATTCCTTTCGGTATAACGAAAAGAATGGAGATGGAAGAACGAATTTACAAAGTTGAGAGTGAACCGGAAAGAACAGAATCTGGACTTAGGCTTACAAAAAGACAGGTGGAAGAGGCAAAAAGCAAGATAAGAGAGATTTTGGCACCATGAGAAAGATCCTTTGCGTCGGTCTTATTTTACTTATCTTCGTGGATACCTCTTTCGGCAAGACAAGGATTGTCGCGAGTATCTTCCCGTTTTATGACTTCACCCGCCAAGTGGTGAAGGAAAGGGCTGATGTACATCTTCTTGTAGGTGCAGATGTGGATCCCCACCATTTCGAGCCTAAACCGAGCGACTTTTTGGAGATCAGGAGGGCTGATTTCTTTGTATATGGAGGTAGTGAAATTGAGCCGTGGGCGGCAAAAATAATAAAAGGGATCATTAGTGAGCGACCATATATCGTTCCATTAGGGGAGGGATTGGATCTTGCCTATTCAGGAAAAGGTGTCAAGGATCCCCATGTCTGGCTAGATCTTACTTACGTTGAAAGGATGGTTGTTACTCTTATGGAGAGTCTTTCGCAAAAAGATCCGGGAAACGGAGACTTCTACAGAAAAAACGGTAAGCTCTACATAGAAAAGATAAGGCAACTAGACAGGAAATTCGAAAGAACATTATCGTCTTGCAAAGTAAAAACGATCGTTCACGCAGGTCATTACTCTTTCGGTTATTTAGCAAAACGGTACGGATTAGGATATTTTGCCGCCTATCCTCCGCATATGGAATCGGATGTTCAACCGAAAAAGGTATGGAAGATGAAAGACATTCTGAAAAAGAACCGGGCAAAGTTTGTCTTTTACGAAGAGTCGAAGAATCGAAAGCTGGCGGAAAAATTAGCAAAAGAGCTCGGTATAGAAATTTTACCCCTCAATCCTGGCCATTCTGTTTCAAAAAAGGATCTGGAAGGGGGGATAACGTTTGAAAAAATCATGGAGAATAACCTTCAGAGTCTTAGGAAGGGCTTGGAATGCAACCCGTAGTTTCCGTTAAAAATATCGATTTTTTTTACAACTCGGAATTCGTTCTAAAAGATGTGAGTTTCGAACTTAAAAAAGGAGATTATTTAGGGATTGTTGGACCCAACGGTTCTGGAAAGACAACTCTTGTGAGATTGATTCTCGGTTACCTTAGGCCAAAGAGGGGAGAGATTGAGGTTTTCGGAAAAAGCCCAAAAGATCTAAAAACGAAATCCCTTATAGGATATTTGCCGCAAATCATCCCAGACAGAAAATTCCATTTTCCTTTGACAGTTATGGAAGTGGTTCTCATGGGGCTTGTTTCACAGAAAAGCTTTCCAAAGTTAGTAACTAAAAAAGATGTGGATAAGGCTACAGAAGTTCTTAAAATGATGAACGTGCTTGACCTACAAAAGAGACTGATAGGCGAACTTTCCGGAGGCGAAAGACAGAAAGTATTTCTGTGTAGAGCGCTTGTTCATGAACCTGAGCTTCTGATTTTGGATGAACCAGTAAGTGCACTAGATCCGGAAAGTAGAGGCGAATTTTACGTCCTACTTGAAAGACTTAGGAAAGAGAGAGAAACAACCATAATCATGGTTACACACGATGCAGGAGAAATAGGCAACTACGCAACGAAATTGCTCTATTTAGACAGAAGAGTAATCTTTTTTGGGAGCTTTGAAAAATTTTGTGAGTCGGAGGAGATGACAAAGTACTTTGGCGAACACTCCCAGCACCTTATATGCCATAGACATAACAGAAAAAAGGCATGGTTGAACTCTTTAGAGAACCATTTATTCTTAAAGCAGTAGTTTGTGGGATTTTAATCTCTGTACCCCTTTCCGGACTAGGTCTATTTTTAGTGTTGAGAAGGTTATCTCTCATCGGAGATGGACTGGCCCATGTGAGTTTTGGAGGGGTCTCTTTAGGGATACTTCTAGGGAAGTCACCTCTATATTTCACAATCCCCTTTTGTGTGTTAGCTTCCATAGGTATACTTAAGGTGAGAAAGGCGGTAAAGATAAGTCCGGATGCTGCAGTAGGCATCATATCTTCTTTTGGTATCGCGTCAGGCATCGCTATTTCAGCCTGGAAAGGGGGATTTAGTCTTGAGGTTTTAAACTACCTATTTGGCAGTGTCCTTTCCGTGCACGACGAAGATCTACTCATTGCTTTTATTTTCAGCATTATTTTCTTGGGGTATCTCATTTTTTTTTATACTGACCTCATATCGACCACTTTTGATGATGAACTTGCCTACGCTGAGGGGATAAACGTCGAGAGGATCAATACGATACTTGGAATTTTTACGGCTTTAACTATTGTACAGGCAATAAAGATAATTGGTGTTCTTCTTGTCACATCGCTTCTAATAATGCCTGCTGTGACCGCTTTGCAGTTTTCGAAAGGTTTCAAAAGGACACTTTTCCTTTCCATGATCTTTGGGGTTATCTCTGTTGTTGTGGGGATAGGGCTTTCGATAGTAGTCGATTTGCCTTCTGGGTCCTCGATAGTACTTGTGAGTTTCGGAATTCTTCTCCTCTCCGTCTTCTTTGCGAGAAAAAAACGGTTGACAACCGGTAAAAACTGAAAAAGAATAAAAATCAGTAGCCAAAAGCCTCTTTGGGAGGTCAAAATGGTGGAAAAGCGTGGCATCGATTGGTCTTCTCTTTGGAAAAAGGATGATTGGGTGTCCGTTTGGATAGGCTTTCTCATACTCATTGTTTTTCTTGCGGGATTCAAGTTTTCAATGCCCAGCTGGAAATGGATGAGTGATGGAGCTTTTCAAAAGAAGGTTGAAGGTACAATCGAAAAACTTGAAAGATTAGCAAAAGATGCGGAAGCGAAGGGCGAGCACGCGGTGAAAGCATCTGCTTTAGCTGCCGTTGGTGCGATCAAATCAAAAGAAAGAAAGGCGGTGGGGGAGGCAGGAAAGAAGTTGGAGGAGGCGGCTAAAGGCGCAAAAGACAAGGATGTGAAAAAGGCGGGGGAGAAGTTAGGTAAGGATTTAAAAGATTGGTCGGGACAACTTATAGGAAAGGTATTTTCCGGTGGAAATCTTCTAAGGATGGTTTACCTTTTTATCGCCCTTGCAATACTTGGGTCAATCGGGATAATCGTTATGGGACAGCCGGTTTCTAAATTTATCGTAGGATTTCCGGTGGTCTACTTCCTTGGGGTCTTAGCTTTCATTATCGGAAATAATTATACAGTGTCTTACTGGGGATTGGAGGTGGTCTTCTGGGCTCTGATTTTAGGGCTTGTAGTTAGCAATATACTTAGGGTGCCTGATTGGCTTAAACCTGCAATAAGGACTGAGTACTTCATTAAGATAGGTCTTGTACTTTTGGGCGCCGAGGTTCTTTTTCCCACAATAGCCAAAGTTGGGGCATACGGGATCGTGCAATCTGTCCTGGTCATTGCTGTAGTTTTCTACTTCTGCTTCTGGGTGGCAAAGAAGCTCGGTCTTGATGATGAATTTGCTTCAATCCTCGGAACTGCGGTGTCAATATGCGGAGTTTCAGCAGCTATTGCTGCAGGTGGAGCAATAAAGGGAGATCCTAAAAAGGTAAGTCACACGATATCACTCGTTTTGCTATGCGCAATCCCTATGCTCATACTTGAACCTTTGATAGCCAAAGCTGTGGGGATGGCGCCTGAAGTTGCAGGTGCGTGGATAGGCGGTACGATAGATACAACAGGAGCTGTGGTTGCGGCGGGAGCAATTGCTGGAGAAGCTGCGATGGCTGTAGCCGTGGTTGTAAAAATGGCTCAAAACGTGCTTATAGGGGTCGCCGCTTTTCTCCTTGCACTTTGGTTCGTGCTTAAGGGGAGAGAGGTTGGGGAGGCTCCGAGAGCGATTGAAATATGGTATAGGTTTCCGAAGTTCGTAGTGGGATTTCTCGTAGCATCTATAGTCTTCTCTTTTTTTATGAGTGAAGCTTTTGCAAAGGCTATAACCGCATCCACAAGTGGGTTTAGGGTATGGTGGTTCACCCTGGCATTTATATGCATAGGGCTTGAGACGAATTTCAAAGAACTAGTGGCGATGGGTGGGGGAAGGCCGGCGATTGCATTCTTATTGGCTCAGCTTTTTAACGTGTTTTGGACACTTCTTCTTGCCTATCTCTTATTCGGTGGCGTGCTTTTTCCTCCGCCGAAATTCTAATTCGGGGCCGAAAGGCCCCTTTTTGATCTATGAAGAAGGTTCTCTCATTCGATCTCGAGGGAACGCTTGTGACCTTAGAATTTGGTGAGATAATCTGGAATCACGCTATCCCCCTTGAGTTTTCGAAAAAGTACGGGATCTCTTTCGATGAAGCCAAAAGACTTGTGATCTCTGAATATCAGTCAGTTGGAGAGGAAAGAATCGAGTGGTACGATCTGGAATACTGGCTTAAGAGGTTCGATCTAAAAATTAAACCTTTGGAGCTTCTAGATAAGTATGAGAAGCATATTAGACTTTTTGACGGGGTCAAAGAGGCGCTAGAGATGCTCAAAGAGAGATTTACCTTAATTATCTCTTCCAATGCTACAAGGCTCTTTATCGAAAAGGAACTTAGGTTTTCGGGCATAGAGCATTTCTTTGCAAAAATCTTTTCGGCAACGAGTGACTTTCAGCTTACCAAAAAGAGCATTCTGTTCTACAAAAAGGTACTGGAAGTTCTTTCTCTATCTCCAGAGGAGATGGTGCATGTGGGGGACCATCGTCTCTTCGACTACGAAATACCAAAAAGTCTTGGTATAGACGCTTATCTTGTGGAAGAAGAAAGGACGGTCAAAGAGATAGTTTCGGCTCTATGAAAAGATGTTACAATTGCGGGACGGAGTTAAATTATGGAAAGGTTTCAAGAAGGGACGAGTGCCCCAAATGCGGAAAAGAGCTTCATGTCTGTTTAAACTGCAGATTCTACGATAAATCGAAAGCGTATTTGTGTGCTGAAGTTAGAGCCGATCCTCCTTTAGACAAGGACAGAGCGAATTTTTGCGAGTACTTTGAGTTGAAAGAG from the Thermodesulfobacteriota bacterium genome contains:
- the murA gene encoding UDP-N-acetylglucosamine 1-carboxyvinyltransferase, with translation MEKLVIEGGYKLEGEVSISGSKNAVLPVLAATLLAKGEFRIGNVPRLKDVETMMELLKLLGCEVEWIDTRMLRVDTSRAENYVAPYDVVKKMRASVLVMGSLVGRLRRAVVSYPGGCAIGVRPIDMHLEGLKKMGCDVELKGGYVDVNAQKIRGAKISFKTKTVGGTENLMMASVCAPGETILENAAREPEVVDLARMLKKMGAKIEGEGTDVIRIEGVSELHPCDYEVIPDRIEAGTYLVACGITGGEVIIKGCIPEHLRSVIEKLREAGMEIVEKDGELLSRMRRKRPIACSVSTMPYPHFPTDMQAQFMAFMCVANGISRITENIFENRMLHVAELKRMGADIELSGRTAVVRGVKSLSGAKVMASDLRASASLVLAGLRCEGVTEVLRIYHLDRGYERIEEKLKKLGAKIERVEDEDMGA
- a CDS encoding metal ABC transporter ATP-binding protein, with protein sequence MQPVVSVKNIDFFYNSEFVLKDVSFELKKGDYLGIVGPNGSGKTTLVRLILGYLRPKRGEIEVFGKSPKDLKTKSLIGYLPQIIPDRKFHFPLTVMEVVLMGLVSQKSFPKLVTKKDVDKATEVLKMMNVLDLQKRLIGELSGGERQKVFLCRALVHEPELLILDEPVSALDPESRGEFYVLLERLRKERETTIIMVTHDAGEIGNYATKLLYLDRRVIFFGSFEKFCESEEMTKYFGEHSQHLICHRHNRKKAWLNSLENHLFLKQ
- a CDS encoding ABC transporter permease, with amino-acid sequence MSVKRALRVFQRNLAVYKKLYRSSIVLNFCEPVLYILAFGIGLGAYIKEINGVPYMEFIAPGIIASSSMFASCYECTYGTFVRMNFQRTFEAILSTPVSAYELILGELLWGASKSVFYGSIIILTLLLLGIFSSFSLFLVLPVLFLSGFVFAQLSIICASFVPGIDSFNYFYTLFITPMFLFSGIFFPVDILPESLRIVAEFTPLYHLTNLCRGYASGEFYGTIPDLLWLIGFALILFPFPFLLMKRRIVN
- a CDS encoding zinc ABC transporter substrate-binding protein, which codes for MRKILCVGLILLIFVDTSFGKTRIVASIFPFYDFTRQVVKERADVHLLVGADVDPHHFEPKPSDFLEIRRADFFVYGGSEIEPWAAKIIKGIISERPYIVPLGEGLDLAYSGKGVKDPHVWLDLTYVERMVVTLMESLSQKDPGNGDFYRKNGKLYIEKIRQLDRKFERTLSSCKVKTIVHAGHYSFGYLAKRYGLGYFAAYPPHMESDVQPKKVWKMKDILKKNRAKFVFYEESKNRKLAEKLAKELGIEILPLNPGHSVSKKDLEGGITFEKIMENNLQSLRKGLECNP
- the hisD gene encoding histidinol dehydrogenase encodes the protein MKIWELEKDKDELVALLNEVRFKRKEEVRKEVLEIKKRVEKEKERALIELSKRFDGWDREYSLKLTVEEIRDSLRKVKEEDILLLKRMAQRVRAYHEDKKNDRRLFRRKGLLVEEDYVAIEKLLIYAPGGKASYPSSLIMAAVPALIAGVKEIYVTSPAPKGEVNPYLCAAAEVLGITNVYRVGGAQAIFAFALGLGEIPKVDMIVGPGNAYVEEAKRECFGLVGLDTIAGPSELLILVKEPVFPDLVAKDMLSQAEHDEMALVWLLCRDRRYIEEVISHLSSYSQRAQRKDIIEKVLERNAFFVHYASEERAIETINRIAPEHLEVIGDVNVEKILYPGIIYLGITTPTALGDYYIGTNHILPTGGSGRFLGGLSVETFKRKRVMVKCDLDFILKHGKHAERLAEIEGLECHKEAIRARKERRDEIKDWVSKREPSRTDPKTL
- the hisB gene encoding imidazoleglycerol-phosphate dehydratase HisB encodes the protein MTRRSDLLRKTKETEIKVSLNVEGEGKYRIVTPVPFLNHMLELFAKHGNFDLEIEATGDVNVDPHHTVEDLGYALGASFYEALGDKRGVNRYGYALIPMDETLCLFALDLSGRPHLAVKGSLKGFAGSFDTGLIVDFFWAFVNESKMTIHIHILSGRNPHHKIEAIFKAFGKAMRMAVDASEKQGDIPSTKGVL
- a CDS encoding ABC transporter ATP-binding protein, with the translated sequence MKVVEVRDLVKNYNSLRAVDRVSFDIFKGECFGFLGPNGAGKTTIIRILYGLSPPTSGEVRIFGMDIKTDAPLIKAKIGVVPQEENLDVELSVMENLIVYARFFDIPGKKAKAIAERLLEFANLKEKKAENVRSLSGGMKRSLLLARALINDPELIILDEPTVGLDPKMRRMIWERLIELKSNGKTLILTTHYMEEAQRLCDRVAIMDQGKIVELGNTQEIIKRYGGDLEKVYLRLTGKSLGA
- the hisG gene encoding ATP phosphoribosyltransferase, which translates into the protein MKLKIGFPKGSLQEQTLRLFKNAGYSVKVAERSYVPLIDDDEMEGLLIRAQEIPRYVESGILDVGITGLDWVLEQEAKVVHVERLRYGKVGFKGVKWVVAVPNDSPIKRIEDLRGKKIATELVNFTKKYFQERGIETFVEFSWGATEVKPPLLADAIVEVTETGASLKAHNLRIIETVLESETVVIANEGSWQDSWKRKKIENIVMLLRGALLAEEKVGLKMNVPKERLEDVTRILPSLHTPTISNLYDPGWVAVEVIIDEKIVRDLIPELKRAGAQGIVEYPLNKVIL
- the thrC gene encoding threonine synthase, whose product is MRKIMYYSTNNYQEKVDFETALLNGMGSNYGLYMFSKEDIPHLSMEKIKSMRGMSYAEIAYEVLSPFLLSEIPKPDLRKLLNNAYDEEKIRTRVEHVTGRTYIMWLTDGPTYSFKDYAARFYGRVLEFFLKRRKERRIVIVATSGDTGGAIADALYGLESVDLCVFYPKDSISEEQRRQMTTLQGNVYAFEVNGDFDICQALAKEILSDKEFAKEVFKQASIFTSANSISIGRLLPQAVYPFYGYSRIEDGGLGFIASVPSGNFGNMMGTVIAKAMGLPVRKIICALNENAEFMEFLKEGRYVVKPTVKSPSSAMNVSHPNNIARLFDFYGGHIYDERDVEKNEVVRRGIIDRMPDMEKLRRDIEAISVSNEEHYKTIRDVYYQFGVLLDPHGAVGWNALEKYLKGVHDFPSIVYETAHPGKFPKEVERAVGFKPEIPFGITKRMEMEERIYKVESEPERTESGLRLTKRQVEEAKSKIREILAP
- a CDS encoding metal ABC transporter permease; translated protein: MVELFREPFILKAVVCGILISVPLSGLGLFLVLRRLSLIGDGLAHVSFGGVSLGILLGKSPLYFTIPFCVLASIGILKVRKAVKISPDAAVGIISSFGIASGIAISAWKGGFSLEVLNYLFGSVLSVHDEDLLIAFIFSIIFLGYLIFFYTDLISTTFDDELAYAEGINVERINTILGIFTALTIVQAIKIIGVLLVTSLLIMPAVTALQFSKGFKRTLFLSMIFGVISVVVGIGLSIVVDLPSGSSIVLVSFGILLLSVFFARKKRLTTGKN